The following coding sequences lie in one Halorarum halophilum genomic window:
- a CDS encoding exonuclease RecJ produces the protein MSTTRAADSPAPDAVATALREADFIRLCPRPTGDALAAAGLLAYALRSTDTPFQVRTTRAATAPEGDGTAFALGWVAPDATFVPTGDRPVSVVAAEVSEELGVDPDPLVGLAGVVAAESAPGADGSGSLLEAAERTGAVDRRSGVAVPTADPAEGLANSTLLRAPYSDDADAARALLADLDYPAEPDDDDRRRFASVVALDATTDGPQRAAEAVGRALQPYATPRGPFATLGGYADVLGATAREAPGLGVALALGNDVVREAALDAWRSHAAATHGLLSNAGTARYDGAFVLRVDADPETTTALATAARLARDFLSPEPMAVVVTDGAAAAAGTDGTDVTRTLETAAGVGSACGDAREGEVRFDGEADEFVDGLRGAL, from the coding sequence ATGTCGACCACTCGCGCAGCCGACTCGCCCGCGCCCGACGCGGTAGCGACGGCGCTGCGCGAGGCCGACTTCATCCGACTGTGTCCCCGACCGACGGGCGACGCGCTCGCGGCCGCCGGCCTGCTCGCGTACGCGCTCCGTTCGACGGACACGCCGTTCCAGGTCAGGACGACCCGCGCGGCGACGGCCCCCGAGGGCGACGGAACCGCCTTCGCGCTCGGCTGGGTCGCCCCCGACGCGACGTTCGTCCCGACCGGCGACCGGCCGGTCTCGGTCGTCGCGGCGGAGGTATCGGAGGAACTCGGCGTCGACCCCGACCCCCTCGTGGGGCTCGCCGGGGTCGTCGCCGCCGAATCCGCCCCTGGCGCGGACGGGAGCGGCTCGCTGCTCGAGGCGGCCGAACGCACCGGTGCGGTCGACCGCCGATCGGGCGTGGCCGTCCCGACCGCGGACCCCGCCGAGGGGCTCGCCAACTCGACGCTGCTCCGAGCGCCGTACTCCGACGATGCGGACGCCGCACGCGCGCTGCTCGCCGACCTCGACTACCCAGCGGAGCCGGACGACGACGACCGTCGCCGGTTCGCCTCGGTGGTCGCGCTCGACGCGACCACGGACGGCCCCCAGCGGGCCGCCGAGGCCGTCGGACGCGCGCTCCAGCCGTACGCCACGCCGCGGGGTCCGTTCGCGACCCTCGGCGGGTACGCGGACGTGCTCGGGGCGACCGCGCGGGAGGCGCCCGGCCTGGGCGTCGCGCTCGCACTCGGCAACGACGTCGTCCGTGAGGCGGCGCTCGACGCCTGGCGATCGCACGCCGCGGCCACGCACGGCCTGCTCTCGAACGCGGGGACGGCCCGCTACGACGGCGCGTTCGTCCTCCGCGTCGACGCCGACCCGGAGACGACGACCGCGCTCGCGACTGCCGCACGGCTCGCCCGCGACTTCCTGTCGCCAGAGCCGATGGCGGTCGTCGTCACGGACGGCGCCGCGGCGGCGGCCGGAACGGACGGGACCGACGTGACCAGGACGCTCGAGACCGCGGCCGGGGTCGGCTCGGCCTGCGGCGACGCTCGCGAGGGCGAGGTCCGGTTCGACGGGGAGGCGGACGAGTTCGTCGACGGGCTCAGGGGGGCGCTATGA
- a CDS encoding KEOPS complex subunit Pcc1, translating to MSEDARTAAFETRHADAAAAATVAAALAPDNTPQMRTDADADVVHTRIERDTTGGLHATADDYLVNVSVADAVVTSARATGSDVEDDSGRSDTNDTSGTNDTSDTSDTNTHE from the coding sequence ATGAGCGAGGACGCGCGAACCGCGGCGTTCGAGACGCGGCACGCCGACGCGGCCGCCGCGGCGACCGTCGCGGCCGCCCTAGCGCCGGACAACACCCCCCAGATGCGCACCGACGCGGACGCCGACGTCGTCCACACGCGCATCGAGCGGGACACGACAGGCGGCCTCCACGCGACGGCGGACGACTACCTCGTCAACGTCTCCGTGGCGGACGCGGTCGTCACGAGCGCTCGCGCCACCGGCTCGGACGTCGAGGACGACAGCGGACGTAGCGACACGAACGACACCAGCGGAACGAACGACACTAGCGACACCAGCGATACAAACACACATGAGTGA
- a CDS encoding 30S ribosomal protein S3ae yields MSERSVSRQRQGKRWYTVLAPEQFDRAELGETIAEEPNQVVGRTVETTLGELTDDQSQNNTKLKFKITDVGSDSAYTEFVEHELARDYLRSLVRRGASKVDAVLTVRTTDDYRVRLQPVAFTTKKADRSQEQAIRSVMTDIVQEAASDRTFEGLVDSVVEGRLSSAIYGEAKTIYPLRRVEVQKLSLEARPEEVAAEEETAVDVDEEDVAVESDE; encoded by the coding sequence ATGAGTGAACGATCAGTCTCACGACAGCGACAGGGGAAGCGGTGGTACACCGTGCTCGCGCCCGAGCAGTTCGACCGGGCGGAGCTCGGCGAGACCATCGCGGAGGAACCGAACCAGGTGGTCGGCCGGACCGTCGAGACGACCCTCGGCGAGCTGACCGACGACCAGAGCCAGAACAATACCAAGCTGAAGTTCAAGATCACGGACGTCGGCTCGGACTCCGCGTACACGGAGTTCGTCGAGCACGAGCTCGCGCGCGACTACCTGCGCTCGCTCGTCCGCCGCGGCGCCTCGAAGGTCGACGCGGTGCTCACGGTCCGCACGACCGACGACTACCGCGTCCGGCTCCAGCCGGTCGCGTTCACGACCAAGAAGGCCGACCGCTCCCAGGAGCAGGCCATCCGCTCGGTGATGACCGACATCGTCCAGGAGGCGGCCAGCGATCGAACCTTCGAGGGGCTCGTCGACTCCGTCGTCGAGGGTCGGCTCTCGTCGGCCATCTACGGCGAAGCGAAGACGATCTACCCGCTTCGCCGCGTCGAGGTCCAGAAGCTCTCGCTCGAGGCGCGACCCGAAGAGGTCGCCGCCGAGGAGGAGACCGCGGTCGACGTCGACGAGGAGGACGTCGCCGTCGAGAGCGACGAGTAG
- a CDS encoding plastocyanin/azurin family copper-binding protein, producing MRRRRFLAAAGSAAVLSAAGCMGLSAGADDWDVGMTSEAFRPYEFTTTVGEEVVWENTSSRDHSVTAYEDTLPDGAEFFATGGFDSEAAAREAWKDGRGAISNGQQFGHTFEVPGEYSYFCIPHEKGGMVGTIIVEE from the coding sequence ATGCGACGACGACGGTTCCTCGCCGCCGCCGGATCCGCCGCGGTGCTCTCCGCCGCCGGCTGTATGGGCCTCTCGGCCGGCGCCGACGACTGGGACGTCGGGATGACCTCCGAGGCGTTCCGCCCGTACGAGTTCACGACGACCGTCGGCGAGGAGGTCGTCTGGGAGAACACCTCCTCGCGCGACCACTCGGTGACCGCCTACGAGGACACGCTCCCGGACGGCGCCGAGTTCTTCGCTACCGGGGGGTTCGACTCCGAGGCGGCCGCCCGCGAGGCGTGGAAGGATGGTCGCGGAGCGATCAGCAACGGCCAGCAGTTCGGCCACACCTTCGAGGTCCCTGGCGAGTACTCCTACTTCTGCATCCCGCACGAGAAGGGCGGGATGGTCGGGACGATCATCGTCGAGGAGTGA
- a CDS encoding protein sorting system archaetidylserine synthase (This PssA-like phosphatidyltransferase, along with a PssD-like decarboxylase, is required in Haloarchaea for the archaeosortase ArtA to replace the PGF-CTERM sorting signal with a C-terminal lipid anchor.), with product MSQRPRFLSRLGVADVVTAGNAALGTLAALAATYDPEVAARLILLAAVADGLDGVLARKYGGTPVGPHLDSLADVASFGVAPAVLVAVVATGQWTWSASPALFAASALVPALYVAMAVVRLGVYNVEDEGEKTTHGVQTTLAATVVAAGTLAGMGSPTLLLGLAAILAPLMVTPVQYPDLHWRDALVMGVVQAGAILLPDRPGEVFAFALLFLALGYMTLGPRYYWRDVSGDGGAEDVVDGEAGA from the coding sequence ATGTCGCAGCGGCCGCGGTTCCTCTCACGGCTGGGCGTCGCGGACGTCGTCACGGCCGGGAACGCCGCACTCGGCACGCTGGCCGCGCTGGCGGCGACCTACGACCCCGAGGTCGCCGCGCGTCTCATCCTCCTCGCGGCCGTCGCGGACGGACTCGACGGGGTGCTCGCCCGGAAGTACGGCGGGACGCCGGTCGGCCCCCACCTCGACTCGCTCGCGGACGTGGCGTCCTTCGGCGTCGCGCCCGCGGTGCTCGTCGCCGTCGTGGCCACCGGCCAGTGGACGTGGAGCGCGTCGCCCGCACTGTTCGCCGCGTCCGCGCTGGTTCCGGCGCTGTACGTCGCGATGGCGGTCGTCCGCCTCGGCGTGTACAACGTCGAGGACGAGGGGGAGAAGACGACCCACGGCGTGCAGACGACCCTCGCCGCCACCGTCGTCGCGGCCGGCACCCTCGCCGGCATGGGATCGCCCACGCTCCTCCTCGGCCTCGCGGCGATCCTCGCTCCGCTGATGGTGACGCCGGTCCAGTACCCCGACCTCCACTGGCGCGACGCGCTCGTGATGGGAGTCGTGCAGGCCGGCGCCATCCTCCTGCCCGACAGGCCTGGGGAGGTGTTCGCGTTCGCCCTGCTGTTCCTCGCGCTCGGCTACATGACGCTCGGCCCGCGGTACTACTGGCGCGACGTGAGCGGCGACGGCGGGGCGGAGGACGTCGTCGACGGCGAGGCGGGCGCGTAG
- the hisD gene encoding histidinol dehydrogenase, whose protein sequence is MIPDFEPRAVAELSPDERRAFFERDAGVSAVRGDVADIVDRVRQEGDVAVREFSREFDDVEVANIDVTDRAERAAEDVDAEAMAAIEEAVENVREFHEAQVPTDWTREFADGRELGRRFRPIDRVGVYVPGGAAAYPSSAIMGVVPAKVAGVEHVAVATPPADDLNPVTLAAIHEAGADAVYSVGGAQGVAALAYGTETVKSVRKVVGPGNRWVTAAKAEVRGDVEIDFLAGPSEVLVLADDTAEPGYVAADLLAQAEHDSDASVVAVTDDESTAEAIAEAVAEQFNARERADTIEAALGNDASGVLLARSMSEAVLFAEEYAPEHLSIQAEGDEALLDRVTNVGSAFLGPYTPVAAGDYASGTNHVLPTNGGAKAFGGLSVDTFLRSSTVQRLSADALGDLSGTVTTLAEAEGLEGHAASVRERTED, encoded by the coding sequence ATGATACCGGACTTCGAACCCCGCGCCGTCGCGGAGCTCTCGCCCGACGAGCGCCGGGCGTTCTTCGAGCGCGACGCGGGGGTCTCCGCCGTCCGTGGCGACGTGGCCGACATCGTCGACCGCGTCCGGCAGGAGGGCGACGTTGCCGTCCGCGAGTTCTCCCGGGAGTTCGACGACGTCGAGGTCGCCAACATCGACGTGACGGATCGGGCCGAACGCGCGGCCGAGGACGTCGACGCGGAGGCGATGGCGGCCATCGAGGAGGCCGTCGAGAACGTCCGGGAGTTCCACGAGGCCCAGGTTCCGACGGACTGGACGCGCGAGTTCGCCGACGGCAGGGAACTCGGCCGACGGTTCCGGCCGATCGACCGGGTCGGCGTCTACGTCCCCGGCGGCGCCGCGGCGTACCCATCCTCCGCCATCATGGGCGTCGTCCCGGCGAAGGTGGCGGGAGTCGAGCACGTCGCCGTCGCGACACCACCCGCGGACGACCTGAACCCCGTCACACTCGCGGCGATCCACGAGGCCGGCGCGGACGCCGTCTACTCTGTCGGCGGCGCCCAGGGGGTCGCGGCGCTCGCGTACGGAACCGAGACCGTGAAGAGCGTCCGGAAAGTCGTCGGCCCGGGGAACAGGTGGGTCACCGCCGCCAAGGCCGAGGTTCGCGGCGACGTGGAGATCGACTTCCTCGCCGGTCCCTCGGAGGTCCTGGTGCTCGCGGACGACACCGCAGAGCCAGGCTACGTCGCCGCGGACCTGCTCGCCCAGGCGGAACACGACTCGGACGCGAGCGTCGTCGCCGTCACCGACGACGAGTCGACTGCGGAGGCCATCGCGGAAGCAGTCGCCGAGCAATTCAACGCGCGCGAGCGGGCTGACACCATCGAGGCAGCGCTGGGGAACGACGCCTCCGGCGTGCTGCTCGCCCGGTCGATGTCCGAGGCTGTGCTGTTCGCCGAGGAGTACGCCCCCGAGCACCTCTCGATACAGGCCGAGGGCGACGAGGCGCTCCTCGACAGGGTCACGAACGTCGGGTCGGCGTTCCTCGGTCCCTACACCCCGGTCGCGGCCGGCGACTACGCCTCGGGGACGAACCACGTCCTCCCGACGAACGGGGGCGCGAAGGCGTTCGGCGGGCTCTCCGTCGACACGTTCCTCCGGTCCTCGACGGTCCAGCGGCTCTCCGCCGACGCCCTCGGGGACCTCTCGGGAACGGTGACGACGCTCGCGGAGGCCGAGGGGCTGGAGGGCCACGCCGCGAGCGTCCGCGAGCGAACCGAGGACTGA
- a CDS encoding HesB/IscA family protein, which produces MSTDASDGEAAGPPVNVTAKAAAEALSLLEGEGMDTDVSGLRLFVQQGGCAGLSYGMRFDDEPEEDDRVTEQHGLRIFIDPSSLNYIGGAELDYESGLQAAGFHVENPNVESECGCGESFRT; this is translated from the coding sequence ATGAGCACGGACGCGTCCGACGGCGAGGCCGCCGGCCCACCGGTCAACGTGACGGCCAAAGCGGCGGCGGAGGCGCTCTCGCTGCTGGAGGGCGAGGGGATGGACACCGACGTGAGCGGGCTTCGGCTGTTCGTCCAGCAGGGCGGCTGTGCGGGCCTCTCCTACGGCATGCGCTTCGACGACGAACCCGAGGAGGACGACCGCGTGACCGAACAGCACGGGCTCCGCATCTTCATCGACCCGTCGTCGCTGAACTACATCGGCGGCGCCGAACTCGACTACGAGTCCGGCCTCCAGGCCGCGGGCTTCCACGTCGAGAACCCGAACGTCGAGAGCGAGTGCGGCTGCGGCGAGTCGTTCCGGACGTAG
- a CDS encoding Lrp/AsnC family transcriptional regulator — protein MDERDVTILKAIADLETGSPERLHEETGIPVSTIHYRLNNLRDEGVVENDLYDVDLEAVGLGVTVVLEVLTDYSGTHHDVGEKLADVEGVTQVYFTMGETDFMVIAHLSGREMVERLITDFERLDEVDRTNSTFVVSTVADANSALQSYSLETLVDELVNE, from the coding sequence ATGGACGAGCGCGACGTCACCATCCTGAAGGCCATCGCGGACCTGGAGACCGGGAGCCCCGAACGACTCCACGAGGAGACCGGGATCCCCGTCTCGACGATCCACTACCGACTCAACAACCTCAGGGACGAGGGCGTCGTCGAGAACGACCTGTACGACGTCGACCTGGAGGCGGTGGGACTCGGGGTGACCGTCGTGCTGGAGGTGCTGACCGACTACTCGGGCACCCACCACGACGTCGGGGAGAAACTGGCGGACGTCGAGGGCGTGACGCAGGTGTACTTCACAATGGGCGAGACCGACTTCATGGTCATCGCGCACCTCTCCGGCCGCGAGATGGTCGAGCGGCTCATCACCGACTTCGAACGGCTCGACGAGGTCGACCGGACGAACTCGACGTTCGTCGTCTCGACGGTCGCGGACGCCAACTCGGCGCTCCAGAGCTACAGCCTGGAGACGCTCGTGGACGAACTCGTCAACGAGTGA